The following coding sequences lie in one Methylosinus trichosporium OB3b genomic window:
- the repC gene encoding plasmid replication protein RepC, with protein sequence MQTRPTTPFGRRSLSLAMVASQTATEEFAAKPGASETVVHKWRLFRALTEAKEPLGVTERALSVLHALLSFHQETALALAGNNARREEASGAAGGIVVFPSNKELSIRAHGMAPATLRRHLACLVDAGLIIRRDSPNGKRFARKGQGGAIEDAFGFDLAPLVARSSEIENLAEEMRAENRAIALLREKITLTRRDIAKMIETALEEGVSGDWAGAHERYATLSGRYGRRLSRADLEALARELTALAAEIHKSLETHIKAQNMSGNESQTERHIQNQTTNSSDLEPSLQEGRADPSGPNLEKRRGPIERGAETSSDRSRIVDPKPALRAYPLGMVLEACPDIVDYAPSGEIASWRDLAAAAAIVRSALGVSPDAWAQAVDVLGEHDASIVIAAILQRGEEIKSAGGYLRVLTEKARAGEFSLGPVLMALLRGKAAKAARERKKTG encoded by the coding sequence ATGCAGACACGTCCAACGACGCCCTTCGGGCGGCGGTCGCTGTCGCTCGCCATGGTGGCGAGCCAGACCGCGACCGAGGAGTTCGCGGCGAAACCGGGCGCATCCGAAACCGTCGTGCACAAATGGCGATTGTTTCGGGCGCTCACCGAAGCCAAAGAGCCGCTCGGCGTCACCGAGCGCGCGCTATCCGTATTGCACGCGCTGTTGAGCTTCCATCAGGAGACCGCCCTCGCTTTGGCGGGGAATAATGCGAGGCGTGAGGAGGCGAGCGGAGCCGCCGGCGGCATCGTCGTGTTTCCCTCGAACAAGGAGCTCTCGATCCGCGCCCATGGCATGGCGCCGGCGACGCTGCGGCGACATCTCGCCTGTCTGGTCGACGCCGGACTGATCATCCGCCGCGATTCCCCAAACGGCAAACGCTTCGCCAGAAAAGGGCAGGGGGGAGCCATTGAGGACGCTTTCGGCTTCGATCTCGCGCCGCTCGTCGCGCGCTCGAGCGAAATCGAGAACCTCGCCGAGGAGATGCGGGCCGAGAATCGCGCGATCGCGCTGCTGCGCGAGAAGATCACGCTCACCCGCCGCGACATCGCAAAAATGATCGAAACCGCTTTGGAGGAGGGCGTCTCGGGTGACTGGGCCGGCGCACATGAACGCTACGCGACGCTCTCGGGGCGCTATGGTCGGAGGCTTTCCCGCGCCGATCTGGAGGCTCTGGCCCGAGAGCTGACCGCGCTAGCGGCCGAAATCCACAAGTCGCTGGAAACGCACATAAAAGCTCAAAATATGAGCGGCAATGAGTCTCAAACTGAGCGCCACATACAGAATCAAACCACAAACTCTTCTGATCTTGAACCTAGCCTTCAAGAAGGCAGGGCCGATCCGTCCGGGCCAAATCTCGAAAAGCGTAGAGGACCGATCGAACGTGGCGCTGAAACGTCCTCGGATCGTTCGCGAATCGTCGATCCCAAACCAGCGCTTCGCGCCTATCCGCTCGGCATGGTGCTGGAGGCTTGTCCAGACATCGTCGATTATGCTCCGAGCGGCGAAATTGCCTCCTGGCGAGACTTGGCGGCTGCGGCGGCGATCGTGCGCTCGGCTCTCGGCGTTTCGCCAGACGCTTGGGCGCAGGCCGTGGACGTCTTGGGCGAGCATGACGCTTCGATCGTCATCGCCGCCATCCTGCAACGCGGCGAGGAGATCAAGAGTGCTGGCGGCTATCTCCGTGTCCTGACCGAAAAGGCGAGGGCAGGGGAGTTCTCGCTCGGGCCCGTGTTGATGGCGCTGTTGCGCGGCAAGGCTGCGAAAGCGGCGCGCGAGCGTAAGAAAACGGGGTGA